A portion of the Diprion similis isolate iyDipSimi1 chromosome 4, iyDipSimi1.1, whole genome shotgun sequence genome contains these proteins:
- the LOC124405692 gene encoding protein phosphatase 1L: MEDELEDKVLYQTYVSHMKLISKFAVGIPTGFNTGINTPIGYLWRIMRIYVLKPEILVCGAVLVVMLFYLQAVDVWSRTLLGRIQYTLGRSTSKVSKLQFLVNSSVNSGEKLSWELKEGYISAYAVQGRRARMEDRFVVNDDINCTGVSLFAVFDGHGGEFAANYARDKLIPNINNKVIELKDMIAGRPSRIKSENPEQINDAESKNDEKDKHDAITALERKKSFRKTLSTSLTDESMKKAVGVTDPELLDKLDSLARPITREVRPSRPGEKRPPKIDTASYLDGNKINYGRLLTDEVLAVDRLLVDAAKKNMDVAGTTALIALLEGNKLIVANVGDSRGVMCDGKGNAIPLSFDHKPQQRRESKRIKEAGGFVTFNGVWRVAGILATSRALGDYPLKDKKLVIADPDILTFDLSDHNPMFLVLASDGLWDTFTNEEAVAFIKERINEPHYGAKSITLQSYYRGSLDNITVVVINLKDRKYSTATTKRV; the protein is encoded by the exons ATGGAAGATGAATTGGAAGACAAAGTTCTGTATCAAACGTACGTCTCGCATATGAAACTTATATCAAAATTTGCTGTAGGTATTCCTACAGGGTTTAATACTGGCATTAACACCCCTATTGGTTATCTCTGGAGAATCATGCGCATCTACGTTCTAAAGCCTGAGATTCTCGTCTGCGGAGCAGTACTCGTTGTAATGCTCTTTTACCTTCAAGCCGTCGATGTGTGGAGCAGAACATTACTTGGCAGAATTCAATATACTCTAGGGCGATCAACCTCAAAG GTTTCGAAGCTTCAGTTTTTAGTAAACAGTTCTGTGAACAGCGGAGAAAAACTAAGTTGGGAATTGAAAGAAGGCTACATATCAGCTTATGCTGTGCAGGGCAGACGAGCACGGATGGAAGACCGTTTCGTAGTAAATGACGATATCAACTGTACAGGTGTCTCATTATTTGCAGTGTTCGATGGTCACGGAGGAGAA tttgcTGCCAATTACGCCAGAGATAAACTAATACCTAATATTAACAACAAAGTCATCGAACTGAAAGATATGATAGCTGGAAGACCGTCGAGAATTAAATCAGAAAACCCTGAGCAAATAAATGATGCTGAAtcaaaaaacgatgaaaaagacAAGCACGATGCGATCACTGCTCTCGAGCGCAAAAAGTCCTTCCGCAAAACTTTGAGCACCTCACTGACTGATGAATCTATGAAAAAAGCTGTTGGCGTTACTGATCCTGAGCTACTGGATAAATTGGATAGTCTTGCTCGTCCAATAACTAGAGAG gtTCGACCCAGTAGACCAGGTGAAAAGCGGCCACCAAAAATTGACACGGCTAGTTACCTTGATGGAAACAAAATAAACTATGGTAGATTGTTGACAGATGAAGTTCTTGCGGTTGATAGACTGTTGGTGGATGctgcaaagaaaaatatggatGTGGCTG GCACTACTGCTTTGATAGCTCTACTAGAAGGCAACAAGCTGATTGTTGCCAATGTTGGAGATTCACGAGGTGTAATGTGTGATGGAAAAGGCAATGCAATCCCTTTGTCCTTTGATCATAAGCCACAACAG CGACGGGAGAGCAAGCGAATCAAGGAAGCTGGGGGTTTTGTCACGTTTAATGGAGTCTGGAGAGTAGCTGGGATCTTAGCAACATCCAGGGCTCTCGGCGATTACCCTTTGAAGGATAAAAAGCTAGTGATTGCTGATCCTGATATTCTAACTTTTGACCTGAGTGATCATAATCCAATGTTCCTTGTCCTAGCATCTGATGGACTCTGGGATACATTTACGAATGAAGAAGCCGTTGCCTTTATCAAGGAACGTATTAACGAACCACACTATGGTGCTAAAAGTATTACTCTACAAAGTTACTACAG GGGATCCTTAGACAATATTACAGTCGTTGTGATCAACTTGAAGGATCGTAAATACAGTACAGCTACAACGAAACGAGTTTAA
- the LOC124405695 gene encoding cysteine protease ATG4B yields the protein MDSLFTQNVSDEPDDVPYTQDPVWILGKKYNAIKELDAIRRDIKSKLWFTYRKGFVPIGGSSSSFTSDKGWGCMLRCGQMVLGQALVSLHLGRDWLWTPETKDSTYLKILNRFEDRRAAPFSIHQIAVMGASEGKEVGQWFGPNTIAQVLKKLVVYDDWSSITIHVALDNTIIVNDIMRQCKIEGGTTVEVDGKMPLKAPSEWKPLLLIVPLRLGLSEINPVYVNGLKTSFQIEQSLGVIGGKPNLALYFIGCVGDEVIFLDPHTTQRSGSVDQKSEEGEMEIDTTYHCGSASRIPITGIDPSVALCFFCATEKDFNSLCRSIQDELINPEKQPLFELCSEKPADWSPVDDYTVEAAGTAVSGILEFESLDCQHDASDEEFEFLG from the exons AAAATACAATGCCATCAAAG aACTTGATGCTATACGGCGTGACATAAAGTCCAAATTATGGTTCACTTATCGTAAGGGTTTCGTACCTATTGGAGGTTCCAGCTCTAGTTTTACCTCTGACAAAGGATGGGGCTGCATGCTAAGATGCGGACAGATGGTTTTAGGACAGGCATTAGTTTCTTTACATTTAG GAAGGGATTGGCTCTGGACCCCTGAAACTAAAGACAGCACGtatctaaaaatattgaacagaTTTGAAGATCGTAGAGCTGCTCCGTTTTCTATTCATCAAATTGCTGTGATGGGGGCATCCGAAGGTAAAGAAGTTGGCCAGTGGTTCGGACCTAATACAATAGCACAGGTTTTAAA gaaGCTTGTTGTCTATGACGATTGGAGTTCGATAACGATACACGTAGCTCTAGATAACACAATAATTGTTAATGACATTA TGAGACAATGTAAAATAGAAGGCGGAACAACTGTAGAAGTAGATGGTAAAATGCCTTTGAAAGCACCTAGTGAATGGAAACCATTATTGTTAATCGTTCCTCTAAGACTTGGCCTGAGTGAGATTAATCCAGTGTATGTTAACGGCCTTAAG ACTTCTTTCCAAATCGAACAATCCCTCGGTGTTATTGGTGGTAAACCAAATTTGGCTCTGTATTTCATTGGCTgcgttg GTGATGAAGTTATTTTCCTTGATCCTCATACGACGCAGAGATCTGGTTCTGTAGACCAGAAATCTGAGGAAGGCGAAATGGAAATAGACACAACTTACCACTGTGGATCCGCTAGCCGTATTCCAATAACTGGAATAGATCCTTCGGTTGCTCTG TGCTTCTTCTGTGCAACTGAGAAAGACTTCAATTCGTTATGCAGATCGATACAGGATGAGTTGATTAATCCAGAGAAACAACCACTCTTTGAATTATGCTCCGAAAAACCTGCCGATTGGTCTCCAGTGGATGATTACACAGTCGAAGCAGCAGGGACTGCAGTTTCTGGGA TACTGGAATTCGAGAGTCTTGACTGTCAACATGATGCTTCGGACGAAGAGTTTGAATTTCTTGGTTGA